One Streptomyces umbrinus genomic window, CCGTACGCCTCCCAGTCGCCCTTCTTGAGCGCTTCCTCGCCGGCCGTGTAGGCGTCCTCGGCGTCGGCGATGGCCTTCGCCAGGTCGGTGTCGCCCGTCGTCGGTGGCTTCGGGGTCTCACCGTCCTTGGGTGGTGGCTCGGTGGTGTCCTCGCCGTCCACTCCGAAGACCGTGTTCAGCCCTTCGGCGAGGGTGTCCTTGAAGACGGTCTGGTCGCCGTAGGCGACGCCCACCTTCCTCAGCAGCGGGTAGTTGGACGTGCCGCCGCGCGCGTACACCGGCTCGATGTACAGGAACCCGCCGTTGAGTGGCACGGTCAGCAGGTTTCCGTACTCGATGTCGGAGTCCGTACCTCTGAGGTTGCGGACGAACTCGGCGACGTCGGCGTTGCTGTTGAGCTCGCTCTGCACCTGTTGTGGACCTCTCACCGTGGAGGTCACTCTCAACAGCCTTATCGTGCCGTAGTCCTTACTGGCCGCGTCGGCGTCCACCGCCATGAACGCCCCTAGGTTCGGGCGCCCGTTGGGCGTGAAGGTCGTGGTCAGCGAGAACTGCTGCGCGTTCTGCCCCGGCATCTTCAGGCTCAGGTAGTACGGCGGGACCGCACTGCTGTCCTTGTTGGTCGGGTCGTCCGGCACCTGCCAGGCGTCACTGCCGCTGTAGAACTGGGCGGCGTCGGTGACGTGGTAGCGGGTGAGCAGCTCGCGCTGGACCTTGAACAGGTCCTGCGGGTAGCGCAGGTGCTCCATCAGCGAGTCGCTGATGTCGGTCTTCGGCTTCACCGTGTCGGGGAACGCCTTCATCCAGGTCTTGAGGACCGGGTCCTTGGTGTCCCACTGGTAGAGCTTGACCGAGCCGTCGTACGCGTCGACGGTCGCCTTCACCGAGTTGCGGATGTAGTTGACGCGGTTCTGCTGCGCCACCACCGCCCGCTGGTTGTCGGTCAGCGAGTCCGCCGTGGTGTCCCCCAGCGTCGTACGGGAGGCGTAGGGGTACCCGTTGGTCGTCGTGTAGGCGTCGACGATCCACTGGATCTTGCCGTCCACGATCGCCGGATAGGCGTCGCCGTCGATGGTCAGCCACGGGGCCACGGCCTCGACGCGCTCCTTGGGCGTGCGGTTGTAGAGGATTCGGGAACCCTCGCCGATCGCGCCCGAGTAGAACATCTGCGGCTCGCCGAACGCGACCGCGTACGCGGCGCGGTTGATCGGGTTGGCGAGGTTGACGCCGCTCTTGCCCTTGTAGCTGGTGGTCTTCTCGCCGTTCTCCTCGTAGTCGAGCTCCTTCTGCGGGCCGCCCACGATGGAGTACTGCTCGGTCTTCTCCCCGTAGTAGATCCGCTGCTCGTACTTGCCGAGGTCACCGGTGGTCGGCAGCCCCGACTCGGAGAAGTCCGGAGAACCCGGCGGATCGGAACCGGTCGCCGTGCCCCTGGCCGCGACCGCGCCGTAGCCGTGGGTGTACGTGAAGTGGTCGTTGATCCAGTTGCTCTTCGGGATGCCGTTCAGGTTCAGCTCGCGCAGACCGATGACGGTGTCCTGCTCCTTGCCGTTGGCGTCCGTGTACCGGTCGACATCGAGCGTGGAGGGGAACTGGTAGTACTTGCGCTCCTGCTGGAGCTGCTGGAAGGCGGGCGAGACGACGTTCGGGTCGATCAGCCGGTAACTGGCCGCCGACTCGGCGTCCTTGCGGATCTGCTCCGCGTTCTCCGTGCCGCCCTTGCCGGAGTAGTCCGTCACCTTGGCGTCGTCGATGCCGTAGGCCTCGCGCGTCGCCTTGATGTTCTTGTCGACGTACGGCGCTTCCTTGGCCTGCTCGTTCGGCTGGACCTGGAACTTCTGGACGATCGCCGGGTACAGACCGCCGATCAGGATCGCCGAGAGCACCATCAGGCCGAAGCCGATGACGGGCAGCTGCCAGGTGCGCCGCCACAGGGTGGCGAAGAACAGCAGGGCGCAGATGAC contains:
- a CDS encoding UPF0182 family membrane protein, whose product is MPDRGGGPTGPRIRVGRPSRRVRTLLMTLGVLAVLAMAFVMFAGFWTDWLWYRSVKYSSVFTTTLWTKIGLFFVFGLLMATAVGVNIWLAHRLRPPLSAMSMEQQSLDRYRMGVAPYKKWILLGITALVGLIAGASAAGQWRTWLLWVNGVPFNQKDPQFHLDIAFYAFDLPWYRFLLGFGFAAAILSVIAAALTHYLYGGLRITSPGARATAAATGHLSVLLGLFVALKAVAYWLDRYGLAVKSSDFKATDNWTGLRYVDANAYLPAKTILFCIAVICALLFFATLWRRTWQLPVIGFGLMVLSAILIGGLYPAIVQKFQVQPNEQAKEAPYVDKNIKATREAYGIDDAKVTDYSGKGGTENAEQIRKDAESAASYRLIDPNVVSPAFQQLQQERKYYQFPSTLDVDRYTDANGKEQDTVIGLRELNLNGIPKSNWINDHFTYTHGYGAVAARGTATGSDPPGSPDFSESGLPTTGDLGKYEQRIYYGEKTEQYSIVGGPQKELDYEENGEKTTSYKGKSGVNLANPINRAAYAVAFGEPQMFYSGAIGEGSRILYNRTPKERVEAVAPWLTIDGDAYPAIVDGKIQWIVDAYTTTNGYPYASRTTLGDTTADSLTDNQRAVVAQQNRVNYIRNSVKATVDAYDGSVKLYQWDTKDPVLKTWMKAFPDTVKPKTDISDSLMEHLRYPQDLFKVQRELLTRYHVTDAAQFYSGSDAWQVPDDPTNKDSSAVPPYYLSLKMPGQNAQQFSLTTTFTPNGRPNLGAFMAVDADAASKDYGTIRLLRVTSTVRGPQQVQSELNSNADVAEFVRNLRGTDSDIEYGNLLTVPLNGGFLYIEPVYARGGTSNYPLLRKVGVAYGDQTVFKDTLAEGLNTVFGVDGEDTTEPPPKDGETPKPPTTGDTDLAKAIADAEDAYTAGEEALKKGDWEAYGKAQEDLQDALQRASEAEQKASSASGANGDADKEKSGQQDGDQGS